The genomic stretch GGTGGCGTGGCCGCTCGGAAAGCTAAAGTCGGTGTGGGGCGGAATGCCCTCCCAGAGAGCGGGACGCACCCGATGCCAGAGCACCTTGGCAACCTGGTTAAGCTCGGCGCTGCCCGCCATCACCAAGGCCAGGTAGCTGGCCGGTTGCCAGCGGCGATGCCAGAGGCCTAGAGCTATCAGCCCCAGGGAAGCGGGCAGCACGCCCCATTTGGTGCCTAACTTGGTGGCGATCGCCACCCCCTGATTTAGCTCTGGAGTAGCGTAGCGGTGCAAGTGCAGCAAAAAGGCCGCATCCCAAGCGGGCAGAGCCGGGTAAGCCGCTACCAGTAGCCCCAGGCCAATTAAAATCACCAGGGCCAGCAGCGGTAAAATGACTCCCAGCCAGAGTGGGCTGGGGGCTGAAGAGCGAGCAGACTGTTCCATTTGAATAGAAATTAACTTAGGCTGAAATCCAGGTCATGAGCCAGTCGGGCAGCACAGCCCTGAGATTAGTGAGTACATCACCCGTGAGAAAATCGGGCACATCGAGGATGTGCAGCTGTAGCAACACCACGATCGC from Nodosilinea sp. FACHB-141 encodes the following:
- a CDS encoding phosphatase PAP2 family protein, which codes for MEQSARSSAPSPLWLGVILPLLALVILIGLGLLVAAYPALPAWDAAFLLHLHRYATPELNQGVAIATKLGTKWGVLPASLGLIALGLWHRRWQPASYLALVMAGSAELNQVAKVLWHRVRPALWEGIPPHTDFSFPSGHATYSMTFVLALILLNWDSPKRPWLLGLGGLFVLCIGASRVYLGVHFPSDILGGWLLAAAWALSLHQAMFRWLPLLPGLEPEAEEQPIQHR